A region of the Stieleria neptunia genome:
ATGGACGACCGAGTTCTTTCAAAAACGTGGCAGCGGATCGGCGCGACTCGATGCGGAAATCCTGCTCGCCCACGCGAGACAGTGCAGCCGCATCGAACTGTACACCGCGTTCGAAGAAGAACCCGATGAAGCCCAACGCACCGCGTTCCGCGAACTGGTGCGGCGGCGTGGCGAAGGCACCCCCGTCGCCCAATTGGTCGGTTACAAAGAATTCTATTCGTTGCGATTCCGCGTCAACGAACACACGCTGATCCCACGCCCCGAAACCGAGCACCTGGTGATCGAAGCACTCGACTGTGCCAAAGCGATGTCGATCAGCGATCGACCGCTACGCATCGCCGATGTGGGAACCGGTTCGGGCGCGATCGCCGTCGCCCTGGCACTGCACCTGCCCGGCGCCCAAGTCACCGCAACCGACATCAGCGCCCCGGCCCTCGAAGTCGCCAGGTGGAATGCCGATCAACACGAGGTTGCCGATCGCGTCGACTTTAACTGCTGCGATCTGCTGGCCGATGTCGAGCAGCCGGAAACGTTCGATCTGATTTGCAGCAACCCGCCTTATGTCAGCGAAAGCGAATACGCCCAACTGGATCGTTCGGTGCGTGAACACGAACCGAAATCGGCCCTGGTCGCGGGGGAGGACGGGACGGAGACCATCAAGCGGCTGATGGCCGAAGCGTACCCGCGACTCGAGCCCGGCGGGCGGCTGATCATCGAACTGAGCCCGATGATCGCCGACGCCTGCGAAGATCTGGCCGAACAGATCAGCGAACTCGGCGATTTGCGTTTCATCAAAGACCTCGCCGGCCACCGCAGAATCCTCTCCCTCGGCCGACTTTCTGATTAGCGACAGCCCGCGAGCCCACTGCCGCTAAATCGAGAAGGGAACATGAATCGCCCTGGCTCCCCTCTCCCCCAATTCCTGGCGAGCCTAAGCGAGCCAGGAATTGGGGGAGAGGGGCTGGGGGTGAGGGGGAACGATTCTGTGCGCCGTTGCTGGACTGCGGCAACGAGACGCTCTCGAACCCCGGTTGGATCTGGCGACACAGCAGAAATCACGGCGTAACACCCCTTCGGATACTCACGTCGAAACTTTGCTCCAGTGCAACCACGATTGCGCAGGACCACGCAACAGCGCCACCCCGCACCAAATCCGGCGGAACCGGGGCCCGCTT
Encoded here:
- the prmC gene encoding peptide chain release factor N(5)-glutamine methyltransferase, giving the protein MSESQTSEQPWTVLRLLQWTTEFFQKRGSGSARLDAEILLAHARQCSRIELYTAFEEEPDEAQRTAFRELVRRRGEGTPVAQLVGYKEFYSLRFRVNEHTLIPRPETEHLVIEALDCAKAMSISDRPLRIADVGTGSGAIAVALALHLPGAQVTATDISAPALEVARWNADQHEVADRVDFNCCDLLADVEQPETFDLICSNPPYVSESEYAQLDRSVREHEPKSALVAGEDGTETIKRLMAEAYPRLEPGGRLIIELSPMIADACEDLAEQISELGDLRFIKDLAGHRRILSLGRLSD